A genome region from Heptranchias perlo isolate sHepPer1 chromosome 32, sHepPer1.hap1, whole genome shotgun sequence includes the following:
- the LOC137300781 gene encoding taste receptor type 1 member 3-like gives MGKGSVSESQGPHGIDAEYTLPGDYTVGALFPLHEITVGLTNRLKPEKVTCDSFYPYGYGMFLAMTFAIDEINNSTSLLPNVQLGYEIYDDCFENLVSLLPSLLLLSKDKGNGIEVLCNYTEYRSRVIALIGPWTSEQAILTDKLFSLFLIPHISYGASSEELSNKKIFPSFLRVMPSDKNQAMALVSIVRKFNWNWIVGIGSDDEYGRQGIELVNKYSSLQSICVGYIDMIPTYLSLPSTKRKISEIVGQIGQMNVNVIILFSSEGPAQELLQQAVKMNITRKVWIASEAWVKSDLVIHTPGIERIGTVIGTAINSGSMPGFQAYVLNHLTNIRDMRRQNFSAEHGGNQSFPFWPYPTEPSGQLLSDVQHLSPDNLSVVLDQPVRRDTFSVYMAVYSIAHALHALLKCHAGRCQNTTRWYSWQLLEELKRVNFSVSNTTVHYDAAGNPQRGYDIITWTRHAGRLRLPVIGSYKDHLTIHTAQIQWKTDDNTVPPSHCSKSCDPGQKKILTSLYSCCFKCEDCPRGTFQNSTDGFSCNPCQPDEWSPPNSPSCFKRTLQYLSWASPVGVTLLLLMVLELTLILAVTVIFLVNSSSPMVEGTGGKMNMVTLTSLALLCCGSLLYLGEPTELACKSRQPLTAISLTICISTLLVNSVQIVLTTELTSLTKSFLHRYKHTGRYLVICTSLGGQGCICYFWLNTHGDFLLRTTGDSEDALVLFCKSDAEVMFWLMLGCSGLLALACFMCTFLIQTPAQTYNLAREISISMLFYLTTWICFIPIYPTVNKKHAAAVEISAILISSFGILTAYFIPKCSVIWFKPQYNTTEYFQIYTLQTPTRKDVK, from the exons CTTTTACCCCTACGGTTATGGGATGTTCCTGGCGATGACGTTTGCAATCGATGAAATAAATAACTCCACCTCCCTTCTGCCGAACGTGCAGTTGGGTTATGAAATCTACGATGACTGTTTCGAGAACTTGGTCTCCCTCCTGCCCAGCCTTCTATTATTATCGAAAGACAAGGGGAATGGGATTGAAGTGCTCTGCAATTACACAGAGTACAGGAGCCGTGTGATAGCACTGATAGGACCCTGGACATCGGAACAGGCGATTCTCACAGACAAATTGTTCagcttatttttaattccacat ATTAGCTACGGGGCCTCCAGTGAGGAACTGAGCAACAAAAAGATCTTCCCATCGTTCCTGAGGGTAATGCCAAGCGACAAGAATCAGGCCATGGCCCTTGTCTCCATAGTCAGAAAGTTCAACTGGAATTGGATTGTTGGAATCGGGAGTGACGATGAATACGGGCGGCAGGGAATAGAACTGGTGAACAAATACTCGTCACTCCAAAGTATCTGTGTAGGTTACATTGACATGATCCCCACCTACCTCAGTCTGCCCAGCACCAAACGAAAAATCTCCGAGATTGTGGGCCAGATCGGTCAGATGAATGTCAATGTCATCATCCTCTTCTCCAGCGAGGGACCTGCTCAGGAACTGCTGCAACAGGCAGTTAAGATGAACATCACCAGGAAGGTCTGGATTGCAAGTGAGGCCTGGGTCAAGTCAGACCTTGTTATTCACACACCAGGCATTGAGCGCATTGGCACTGTGATCGGTACAGCCATTAATAGTGGCAGCATGCCGGGTTTCCAGGCTTATGTTTTAAACCATCTCACAAACATCAGGGACATGAGGAGACAGAACTTCAGTGCAGAACATGGTGGGAATCAGTCCTTTCCTTTTTGGCCGTACCCCACGGAACCATCCGGTCAGCTGCTCAGTGACGTTCAGCACCTGTCTCCAGATAACCTGTCGGTGGTGTTGGATCAGCCAGTgagacgggacacattcagtgtgTATATGGCGGTGTACAGCATTGCCCACGCACTGCACGCTCTGCTCAAGTGCCACGCTGGAAGATGCCAAAATACAACCAGATGGTACAGCTGGCAG CTGCTGGAAGAATTAAAGCGAGTGAATTTCAGTGTCAGTAACACCACCGTTCACTACGATGCTGCAGGAAACCCTCAGAGAGGGTACGACATCATAACCTGGACTCGCCACGCTGGCCGGCTCAGGCTGCCAGTGATTGGCAGCTACAAGGATCACCTGACCATCCACACTGCCCAGATTCAATGGAAAACAGACGACAATACC GTACCTCCATCCCACTGTTCCAAGAGCTGTGACCCGGGGCAGAAAAAGATTCTCACCAGCCTGTACTCTTGCTGCTTCAAATGTGAAGATTGTCCGAGAGGAACCTTCCAGAACTCGACCG ATGGCTTTTCATGCAATCCTTGCCAACCCGATGAGTGGTCCCCACCAAACAGCCCTTCCTGCTTTAAGAGGACCCTGCAGTACTTGTCCTGGGCCTCACCTGTCGGTGTAACTCTGCTGTTGCTCATGGTGCTCGAGCTCACTCTGATATTGGCTGTCACGGTGATCTTTCTGGTGAATTCTAGCTCTCCGATGGTGGAAGGTACTGGAGGAAAGATGAACATGGTCACCCTGACCTCACTGGCTCTCCTGTGCTGCGGCTCGTTGCTGTATCTCGGCGAACCCACTGAACTCGCCTGTAAATCACGCCAGCCTCTCACTGCCATCAGCCTCaccatctgcatctcaactctttTAGTTAACTCGGTGCAGATTGTGCTCACCACTGAGCTCACCAGCTTAACCAAGTCTTTCCTGCACAGATACAAACACACTGGCAGATACCTCGTCATCTGCACCAGCCTCGGGGGACAAGGCTGCATTTGCTATTTTTGGCTGAACACCCACGGTGACTTTCTCCTGAGGACGACGGGCGATTCTGAAGATGCCCTTGTCCTCTTCTGTAAGAGCGATGCGGAGGTGATGTTCTGGTTGATGTTGGGGTGCAGTGGGCTACTGGCACTGGCCTGTTTCATGTGTACCTTTCTGATCCAGACCCCGGCTCAAACCTACAACTTGGCCCGAGAGATCAGTATCTCCATGCTGTTCTATCTCACCACCTGGATCTGCTTCATCCCAATCTATCCGACTGTAAACAAGAAACATGCAGCAGCCGTCGAGATTTCTGCCATACTCATCAGTTCCTTCGGAATCCTCACTGCCTATTTCATCCCCAAATGTTCTGTTATTTGGTTTAAGCCGCAGTACAACACCACCGAATATTTTCAAATATACACTCTGCAAACTCCAACAAGGAAGGACGTGAAGTGA